From one Flavobacterium sp. N502536 genomic stretch:
- a CDS encoding TetR/AcrR family transcriptional regulator — protein MLNFELNDKKIQILEVAEKLFSEKGFEGTSIRDISKHAKINIAMVSYYFGSKERLLEALIIYKTADLKLQLENLLQENIEPLDKVNKLIEIYITRISCNKGIFRVLHFELNSKKREKSMIAFTELKKGNLKSVESIITQGQSKGVFRKDVIIPLITPTIIGTFFHFHMNRPFFEELLNLKTEAMYNDYIKNSLTKHIQQTIKALLVYEN, from the coding sequence ATGTTAAACTTCGAATTAAACGACAAAAAAATTCAGATTCTGGAAGTCGCTGAAAAGCTATTCTCTGAAAAAGGATTTGAAGGTACTTCAATACGAGACATCTCCAAACACGCAAAAATCAACATTGCAATGGTTTCGTATTATTTTGGCTCTAAAGAAAGACTGCTGGAAGCTCTCATTATTTACAAAACTGCCGATTTAAAACTACAACTCGAAAATTTATTACAGGAAAATATCGAACCTCTCGATAAAGTCAATAAATTAATCGAAATTTACATCACCAGAATAAGTTGTAACAAAGGGATTTTCAGAGTTTTACACTTTGAACTCAACTCTAAAAAAAGAGAAAAAAGCATGATTGCCTTTACAGAACTTAAAAAAGGAAACTTAAAATCTGTTGAAAGTATTATTACACAAGGTCAGTCTAAAGGAGTATTTAGAAAAGATGTAATTATTCCGCTTATTACTCCCACTATTATTGGAACCTTTTTTCACTTTCATATGAATAGGCCTTTTTTTGAGGAACTATTAAATTTAAAAACAGAAGCGATGTACAACGATTACATCAAAAACAGTCTTACAAAGCACATTCAACAAACTATAAAAGCTCTACTTGTTTATGAAAATTAA
- the trpB gene encoding tryptophan synthase subunit beta → MNYNVNEKGYYGEFGGAYIPEMLYPNVEELRQNYLKITSEPDFKAEFDQLLKDYVGRPSPLYFAKRISEKYNTKVYLKREDLNHTGAHKVNNTIGQILVAKRLGKKRIIAETGAGQHGVATATVCALMGLECIVYMGEIDIARQAPNVARMKMLGAEVRPALSGSKTLKDATNEAIRDWINNPVDTHYIIGSAIGPHPYPDMVTRFQSVISEEIKWQLKEKEGRKNPDYVVACIGGGSNAAGTYYHFLHEPEVGIIAVEAAGKGVDSGHSAATSKLGKVGIIHGCKTLLMQTPDGQITEPYSISAGLDYPGVGPMHAHLAQSGRGEFFSVTDDDAMNAGLQLTKLEGIIPAIESAHAFAVLDQKKFKPTDIVVISLSGRGDKDLDNYIEYFKL, encoded by the coding sequence ATGAACTATAATGTGAACGAAAAAGGATATTACGGAGAATTTGGAGGGGCTTATATTCCCGAAATGCTGTATCCGAATGTAGAAGAATTACGTCAGAATTACTTAAAAATAACAAGCGAACCTGATTTTAAGGCCGAATTTGACCAATTATTAAAAGATTATGTAGGCCGTCCAAGTCCGCTTTATTTTGCCAAACGAATATCAGAAAAATACAATACAAAGGTCTATCTGAAAAGAGAAGATTTAAACCATACCGGAGCACATAAAGTCAACAATACGATCGGACAGATTTTGGTTGCAAAACGTCTGGGCAAAAAAAGAATTATTGCCGAAACGGGTGCAGGTCAGCATGGTGTGGCAACCGCTACAGTTTGTGCTTTAATGGGATTGGAATGTATCGTGTATATGGGTGAGATTGACATCGCACGTCAGGCACCAAACGTAGCACGTATGAAAATGTTAGGCGCCGAAGTTCGTCCGGCACTTTCAGGCTCCAAAACATTAAAGGATGCTACCAATGAAGCGATTCGTGACTGGATCAACAATCCGGTAGATACACATTATATTATAGGTTCGGCAATTGGGCCACATCCTTATCCTGATATGGTAACCCGTTTTCAAAGTGTTATTTCAGAAGAAATCAAATGGCAGCTGAAAGAGAAAGAAGGACGTAAAAACCCAGATTATGTCGTAGCCTGTATTGGTGGCGGAAGTAATGCGGCTGGAACCTACTATCACTTTCTACACGAACCCGAAGTTGGAATCATTGCGGTAGAAGCAGCCGGAAAAGGGGTTGACAGTGGGCACAGTGCGGCAACCAGTAAATTAGGAAAAGTAGGTATTATTCACGGTTGTAAAACCCTTTTGATGCAAACTCCTGACGGACAAATTACCGAACCCTATTCCATTTCCGCGGGACTTGATTATCCGGGAGTTGGTCCGATGCATGCGCATTTGGCACAAAGCGGTCGTGGAGAGTTTTTCTCTGTTACTGATGATGATGCTATGAATGCGGGGTTGCAGCTTACCAAATTAGAAGGAATTATTCCGGCAATCGAAAGCGCACATGCCTTTGCTGTTTTAGATCAGAAGAAATTCAAACCAACCGACATCGTGGTGATCAGTCTTTCTGGTCGTGGAGATAAGGATTTAGACAATTATATCGAGTATTTTAAATTGTAA
- the trpC gene encoding indole-3-glycerol phosphate synthase TrpC, with the protein MNILDKIIVDKKREVVLKKSIIPVSQLEASVFFGRETISLSQKLRTSSTGIIAEHKRRSPSKAVINQSFTVEEVVKGYENAGACGISVLTDGKYFGGSLDDLLLARASVNIPLLRKEFIVDEYQILEAKAYGADLILLIAAVLTREEIKSLSEFAKQLGLEVLLEVHNQEELEKSIMPSLDMLGVNNRNLKTFEVSLDFSKQLASQIPDDFVKVSESGISTVEAISELRPYGYNGFLIGENFMKTANAGQAATEFIQQL; encoded by the coding sequence ATGAACATTCTAGATAAAATAATTGTAGATAAAAAACGAGAAGTCGTTCTGAAGAAATCCATCATTCCGGTTTCGCAATTGGAGGCTTCCGTATTTTTTGGAAGAGAAACGATTTCTTTAAGTCAAAAACTAAGAACAAGTTCGACAGGAATTATTGCCGAACACAAACGCCGCTCTCCTTCAAAAGCTGTAATCAATCAGAGTTTTACCGTTGAAGAAGTGGTTAAAGGATACGAAAATGCCGGCGCATGCGGGATTTCAGTTTTAACCGACGGGAAGTATTTCGGAGGTTCTTTAGACGATTTACTTTTAGCAAGAGCCAGCGTAAATATTCCGCTTTTGCGAAAAGAATTTATCGTTGATGAATATCAGATTTTAGAAGCCAAAGCGTATGGAGCAGATTTAATCCTTCTTATTGCAGCGGTTTTAACCCGGGAAGAGATCAAATCCTTATCGGAATTTGCAAAACAGTTAGGTTTAGAAGTTTTACTGGAAGTACACAATCAGGAAGAATTAGAGAAATCGATCATGCCAAGCCTGGATATGCTTGGGGTGAACAACAGAAACCTGAAAACCTTCGAAGTAAGTCTGGATTTCAGCAAACAGCTGGCATCACAGATTCCGGATGATTTTGTAAAGGTTTCAGAAAGCGGAATTTCAACTGTTGAAGCCATTTCAGAACTAAGACCTTACGGTTACAATGGTTTTCTGATAGGTGAAAACTTCATGAAAACAGCGAATGCCGGGCAGGCAGCAACTGAATTTATTCAACAGCTGTAA
- a CDS encoding phosphoribosylanthranilate isomerase: protein MKLKICGMKYPDNVLETGALLPDYMGFIFWEKSARYFDGTIPELIHTIKKTGVFVDETVDGIISKADKYHLQAVQLHGKESVEFCQELKAKIDAKIDVTIEIIKTFSIDDNFDFEVLTPFENVCDYFLFDTKGKLPGGNGTTFDWKILENYKSEKPIFLSGGIGIEEVPAIKNLKIPIYAVDVNSKFETAPGLKNISLLRKFQKNLKPATLNPKQLYNEL from the coding sequence ATGAAACTAAAAATCTGCGGTATGAAATATCCCGACAATGTACTCGAGACAGGAGCACTCCTGCCCGACTATATGGGATTTATTTTCTGGGAAAAATCCGCTCGCTATTTTGACGGAACAATTCCGGAATTGATTCATACCATAAAAAAGACGGGGGTTTTTGTGGATGAAACCGTTGATGGTATTATATCAAAAGCAGACAAATATCATTTACAGGCCGTTCAGTTACACGGAAAAGAATCTGTTGAATTTTGTCAGGAGTTAAAAGCTAAAATTGATGCCAAAATTGATGTTACCATCGAAATCATAAAAACATTCTCTATCGATGACAATTTTGATTTTGAAGTTTTAACTCCTTTTGAAAACGTATGTGATTATTTTCTGTTTGATACCAAAGGAAAACTACCCGGAGGAAACGGAACCACATTTGACTGGAAAATATTAGAAAATTATAAATCGGAGAAACCTATTTTCTTAAGTGGTGGCATTGGAATTGAAGAAGTACCTGCCATAAAAAATCTCAAAATTCCTATTTATGCTGTAGATGTAAACAGTAAATTTGAGACAGCGCCGGGATTGAAAAATATAAGTCTATTAAGAAAGTTTCAGAAAAACCTAAAACCTGCTACTTTAAACCCTAAACAATTATACAATGAACTATAA
- the trpD gene encoding anthranilate phosphoribosyltransferase: protein MKNILNKLINHEVLSKEEAKDVLINISSGAYNPSQISAFLTVFMMRSITIDELSGFREALLELCIRVDLSAYNAIDLCGTGGDGKDTFNISTLASFVAAGAGIKVAKHGNYGVSSISGSSNVMEKMGIKFSNDPAFLEKCIDQTGICVLHAPLFHPAMKNVGPIRKELAVKTFFNMLGPMVNPSFPKNQLVGVFNLELARMYAYLYQNTDVNFTILHSLDGYDEISLTGPTKIITSDMEGMLKPEDFNVRLLSQREIEGGRTIEESADMFVNIISGKGSEAQNNVVCVNAAMAISTVTKCSPQEGFKQAKESLFSGKGHQVLKKLQELSR from the coding sequence ATGAAAAACATACTAAATAAATTAATCAACCACGAAGTGCTCTCGAAAGAAGAGGCCAAAGACGTATTGATTAACATCTCAAGCGGCGCTTATAATCCAAGTCAGATCTCGGCATTTTTGACCGTATTTATGATGCGCAGTATTACAATTGACGAGCTTTCGGGTTTTCGTGAAGCTTTATTAGAATTGTGCATTCGCGTTGATTTGTCAGCCTATAACGCCATCGATTTGTGCGGAACGGGTGGTGACGGAAAAGATACGTTTAACATTTCGACTTTGGCTTCATTTGTAGCGGCCGGAGCCGGAATAAAAGTGGCAAAACACGGGAATTATGGTGTTTCATCGATTTCCGGATCCAGCAACGTTATGGAGAAAATGGGCATAAAATTCAGTAATGATCCTGCATTTTTAGAAAAATGTATCGATCAGACGGGAATTTGTGTTTTGCACGCACCGCTATTTCATCCTGCTATGAAAAATGTCGGCCCAATCAGAAAAGAGCTAGCCGTAAAAACATTTTTCAATATGCTGGGGCCAATGGTAAACCCATCGTTTCCTAAAAATCAACTGGTTGGTGTTTTCAATTTAGAATTAGCCCGAATGTATGCTTACTTATATCAAAACACCGATGTGAATTTTACAATCCTGCATTCACTTGACGGTTATGACGAAATATCTTTAACAGGTCCGACAAAAATCATTACAAGTGATATGGAAGGTATGTTAAAACCTGAGGATTTTAACGTTCGTCTTCTATCACAAAGAGAGATTGAAGGAGGAAGAACAATTGAAGAATCAGCAGATATGTTTGTCAATATTATTTCCGGTAAAGGAAGCGAAGCACAAAATAATGTGGTTTGCGTAAATGCAGCAATGGCGATTTCGACGGTAACAAAATGTTCTCCGCAAGAAGGCTTTAAACAGGCCAAAGAAAGTCTATTTTCCGGAAAAGGACATCAGGTACTTAAAAAATTACAAGAATTAAGCAGGTAA
- a CDS encoding HlyD family secretion protein, whose protein sequence is MEKKKTNTKFIIILTVLILVGGTYGITKYMHSLAHEETDDAQIEKKMNPIIPRVSGYISKVYVKDNDFVKKGDTLFTIDKRDYQLKIDEANAALLGAEGQYEAAKADIGSANASISVSDANMRSATGSIESAKIRLRQITSDYNRYNNLYKTHTITKQQYEQALTAKEEAENQVRVLEQQQRASSYQKSVIESKSKASDKQTEVAAANIKKAKTMLDVAHLNLSYTVVTAAIDGQVSKVDIQPGQLVQPGQSLFYIINNNEAWVVANFKETQLNKMVVGQKVSLKVDAYPKYEFKGTVTSFSPATGSRFSLLPPDNATGNFVKTIQRLPVKISLDESNDPEKVKLLRPGMNVDVDVHLK, encoded by the coding sequence ATGGAAAAGAAAAAAACAAATACTAAATTCATCATTATACTAACCGTTTTGATTTTAGTGGGTGGAACTTACGGAATAACAAAGTACATGCACTCTTTAGCTCACGAAGAAACGGATGATGCTCAGATTGAGAAAAAAATGAATCCGATTATCCCAAGAGTATCGGGCTATATTAGCAAAGTGTATGTAAAAGATAACGACTTTGTAAAAAAAGGAGATACTTTATTTACGATTGACAAAAGAGATTATCAATTAAAAATTGACGAGGCAAATGCTGCTTTGTTAGGTGCCGAAGGTCAATACGAAGCTGCAAAAGCTGATATTGGAAGCGCAAATGCAAGTATCTCAGTGTCAGACGCAAATATGAGATCGGCAACAGGTTCTATTGAAAGTGCCAAAATCAGATTGAGACAAATTACAAGCGACTACAACCGTTACAACAATTTGTACAAAACGCATACGATTACAAAACAACAATACGAGCAGGCCTTAACTGCTAAAGAAGAAGCCGAAAATCAGGTACGTGTTTTAGAGCAACAACAAAGAGCAAGTTCTTACCAAAAATCGGTAATTGAATCTAAGTCTAAAGCTTCTGACAAACAAACTGAAGTGGCTGCTGCCAACATCAAAAAAGCAAAAACAATGTTAGATGTTGCTCATTTAAACCTTAGTTATACGGTTGTAACTGCTGCAATAGACGGTCAGGTTTCTAAAGTTGATATTCAGCCTGGGCAATTGGTTCAGCCGGGACAATCTTTATTTTATATCATCAACAACAACGAAGCGTGGGTTGTAGCTAACTTTAAAGAAACACAATTAAATAAAATGGTTGTGGGACAAAAAGTAAGCTTAAAAGTTGACGCTTATCCAAAATATGAGTTCAAAGGAACGGTAACTTCTTTTTCTCCTGCAACCGGATCTCGTTTTTCTTTATTGCCACCTGATAATGCAACCGGTAACTTCGTTAAAACAATCCAGAGATTACCTGTGAAAATTAGTTTGGATGAATCAAATGATCCGGAGAAAGTAAAATTACTAAGACCAGGGATGAATGTTGATGTAGATGTACATTTAAAATAA
- the trpA gene encoding tryptophan synthase subunit alpha: protein MNRITQKLQEDKKILSIYFSAGYPNLNDTVQIIQDLEKNGVDLIEIGLPFSDPLADGPTIQASSTQALHNGMTTKILFDQLKDIRESVKIPLIIMGYFNPMLQYGIEEFCKKCAEIGIDGLIIPDLPVDVYAEQYKAIFEKYGLINIFLITPQTSDERIRFIDSVSNGFIYMVSSASVTGSQAGFGNIQESYFERIAQMNLKNPQIVGFGISNKETFDQATKFAKGAIIGSAFIKHLSENGSGKIEEFIGEIR from the coding sequence ATGAACAGAATAACTCAAAAATTACAAGAAGATAAAAAGATACTTTCTATTTATTTCTCAGCCGGATATCCTAACTTAAATGATACCGTTCAGATCATTCAGGATTTAGAGAAAAATGGTGTCGATTTAATCGAAATTGGTTTACCTTTTAGCGATCCTTTGGCCGATGGTCCAACCATTCAGGCGAGTTCTACGCAGGCGCTTCACAATGGAATGACCACTAAAATTCTTTTTGACCAGCTGAAAGATATTCGCGAAAGCGTAAAAATTCCGTTGATTATCATGGGATATTTCAATCCGATGTTACAATACGGTATCGAAGAGTTTTGTAAAAAATGTGCCGAAATTGGTATCGACGGATTAATTATTCCGGATTTACCGGTAGATGTGTACGCAGAACAATACAAAGCGATTTTCGAAAAATACGGCTTAATCAATATCTTCTTGATTACCCCACAAACTTCAGACGAACGCATTCGTTTTATCGACAGCGTTTCAAACGGCTTTATTTATATGGTAAGTTCCGCAAGTGTGACAGGTTCTCAGGCAGGTTTTGGAAATATTCAGGAAAGCTATTTCGAAAGAATTGCCCAAATGAATCTTAAAAACCCACAAATTGTAGGCTTTGGAATTTCAAATAAAGAAACATTCGATCAGGCTACTAAGTTTGCAAAAGGAGCTATTATTGGAAGTGCTTTTATTAAACATTTAAGTGAAAACGGCTCTGGAAAAATTGAAGAATTTATTGGAGAGATCAGATAA
- the yaaA gene encoding peroxide stress protein YaaA, whose amino-acid sequence MKIVISPAKSLNFEKELPTTQYTEPAFLKEARVVHKILKTKKPAELSELMSISDKLSDLNWKRNQDWKTPFTPENARPAVYTFDGDVYTGLDAYSIPIEKLEVLQSKLRILSGLYGVLKPLDLMQAYRLEMGTKLPVGEYKNLHEFWKPTVTKALNKELTKGELFVNLASNEYFSAVDVKALKVPVVTPDFKDYKDGKLKIISFFAKKARGMMVRYIIDTNAETIEDLKGFNYEGYQFDANLSKGNHLVFTR is encoded by the coding sequence ATGAAAATTGTTATATCGCCTGCGAAGTCATTAAATTTCGAAAAAGAATTACCTACAACTCAATATACAGAACCTGCTTTTTTAAAAGAAGCGCGTGTGGTTCATAAAATATTAAAGACTAAAAAACCTGCCGAATTATCTGAATTAATGTCTATTTCAGATAAATTATCTGATTTGAACTGGAAGAGAAATCAGGATTGGAAAACGCCATTTACACCCGAAAATGCCCGTCCGGCAGTCTATACTTTTGATGGAGATGTTTATACTGGTCTGGATGCTTATAGTATTCCGATAGAGAAACTGGAGGTGCTACAAAGTAAACTCCGAATCTTATCAGGACTTTACGGTGTTCTGAAACCCCTGGATTTAATGCAGGCTTACCGTTTAGAAATGGGAACAAAATTGCCTGTAGGGGAGTATAAAAACCTGCATGAATTCTGGAAACCAACGGTAACAAAAGCATTGAACAAAGAATTGACAAAAGGGGAACTGTTTGTGAATTTAGCCAGTAATGAATATTTTTCAGCAGTTGATGTAAAAGCGTTAAAAGTTCCTGTAGTTACACCAGACTTTAAAGATTATAAAGATGGAAAATTAAAAATAATCAGCTTCTTTGCCAAGAAGGCGAGGGGAATGATGGTTCGTTATATTATCGATACCAATGCCGAAACGATTGAGGATTTAAAAGGATTTAATTACGAAGGATATCAGTTTGATGCTAATCTTTCGAAAGGGAATCATCTGGTTTTTACGAGATAG
- a CDS encoding TolC family protein: MKINQLMLFGLFFIGISSIEAQEKTSLTLDEAVKMAWEKSNEVTLAKTKVNSKKYELQEVKNHQYPDLKISGQYQRLTKASIDMHNNGDQANSGPMASPDQALLGMANLSLPIFSGFKIQNSIKASDNLYEAETAYAEKTKEDVALRVVTYYTALYKAQKTLDLLNENQKQAKQRVTDFTELEKNGIIPRNDLLKAQLLVSKTQLSIDEANNNINNINFYLTTLLKLEPSVKLQVNEADFFNLKTNNAPTSDALALENRKDLEAIRFQQKASEANIKIAKAGYYPSLALLGGYTAFDLKDFITVKYAMNFGVGLTYDLSGIYKNSASVKVAESKALEAKNSEAIMTDRIKIEVQKSIEDYDLAINQSVVYDEALQQATENYRLVKDKFDNGLSDTNDLVEADVEHLSAKINTALSKATIIQKYYELLSVSGQLSQSFNLSKI, from the coding sequence ATGAAAATTAATCAATTAATGCTCTTTGGCCTTTTCTTCATCGGAATTTCGTCAATAGAAGCACAAGAAAAAACAAGTTTAACCTTAGACGAGGCCGTGAAAATGGCTTGGGAAAAAAGCAACGAAGTTACGCTTGCCAAAACTAAGGTAAACTCGAAAAAATACGAACTCCAAGAGGTTAAAAATCATCAATATCCTGACCTGAAAATTTCTGGCCAGTACCAACGACTGACAAAAGCTTCTATCGACATGCACAATAATGGTGATCAGGCAAATTCAGGACCAATGGCATCTCCGGATCAGGCATTGTTAGGAATGGCTAATCTTAGTTTACCAATATTCTCAGGATTCAAAATTCAGAACAGCATTAAGGCTTCCGATAATTTATACGAAGCTGAAACTGCTTATGCGGAAAAAACAAAAGAAGATGTAGCTTTACGTGTGGTTACCTATTATACCGCTTTATACAAGGCTCAAAAAACATTGGATCTTTTGAACGAAAATCAAAAACAGGCCAAACAACGTGTTACTGACTTTACGGAATTAGAGAAAAACGGAATTATCCCGAGAAACGATTTATTGAAAGCGCAATTATTGGTTTCAAAAACGCAATTATCTATTGATGAAGCAAATAACAACATCAATAATATTAATTTCTACCTGACTACGCTATTAAAACTGGAGCCAAGTGTAAAACTTCAGGTTAACGAAGCTGATTTCTTCAATTTAAAAACCAACAATGCACCAACATCAGATGCATTGGCACTGGAGAACAGAAAAGATTTAGAAGCGATTCGTTTTCAACAAAAAGCAAGTGAGGCCAATATCAAAATAGCAAAAGCCGGTTATTATCCTTCTCTTGCCTTATTGGGTGGTTATACCGCTTTTGATTTGAAAGACTTTATTACGGTAAAATATGCTATGAATTTTGGAGTAGGTTTAACCTATGATTTATCAGGCATCTATAAAAACAGTGCTTCGGTAAAAGTAGCAGAAAGTAAAGCACTTGAAGCCAAAAACTCTGAAGCAATTATGACGGATCGTATTAAAATCGAAGTTCAGAAATCTATTGAAGATTATGACTTAGCGATCAATCAGAGTGTGGTTTATGACGAAGCGCTTCAACAAGCTACGGAAAACTACAGACTGGTAAAAGACAAATTTGATAATGGGCTGTCAGACACTAATGATTTGGTAGAAGCTGACGTAGAACATTTAAGCGCTAAAATAAATACTGCTTTATCGAAAGCTACTATTATCCAAAAATATTACGAATTACTTTCAGTATCAGGACAATTATCACAATCATTCAATCTTTCTAAAATATAA
- a CDS encoding MDR family MFS transporter: protein MATAVQADDDLVEYGYRRVIITITAVLCALLEIVDTTIVNVALTDMRGSLGATLTDVAWVITAYAIANVIVIPMTSWLSQQFGRRNYFVASIIIFTVCSFLCGNASNIWELVAFRFVQGMGGGALLVTAQTIITESYPVAKRGMAQAIYGMGVIVGPTLGPPLGGYLVDNYSWPYIFYINIPLGIIATILALTFVRSPKYGEKLKANQVDWWGIILLAAFIGSLQFVLEHGQQDDWFNDSTIVTLSVVTVLGLILFVWRELTYKHPIVNLSVLKDGNLRIGTVMCFILGFGLYGSTLIIPIYTQSILGWTATDAGLLLIPGSITTAIMMPFVGNMIQRGVPQGYMVGVGFLVFFFFTFMMQTRMTPDTGVEHMYWPLILRGIGLGLLFVPITTLSLSTLKGKHIGEGAAFTGMMRQLGGSFGIAIITTFITRLSQEHRVNLLTNLDPAKYDVQQRIAGMQRAFMSKGYSADVALKKAYQALEYSVLKQSTVMAYMDIFMYLGIMFLCCIPIILLIKKGKNKINPADAMH from the coding sequence ATGGCAACAGCAGTACAAGCAGATGACGATTTAGTAGAATACGGATACAGACGTGTCATAATCACGATTACAGCGGTACTTTGTGCCTTGCTTGAAATCGTAGATACGACCATTGTAAACGTAGCACTAACAGACATGCGAGGTAGCCTTGGTGCTACTTTAACTGATGTGGCTTGGGTAATTACAGCATACGCAATCGCGAATGTTATTGTAATTCCGATGACGAGCTGGCTTTCGCAACAATTTGGAAGACGTAATTATTTTGTGGCTTCGATCATAATATTTACAGTCTGCTCCTTCTTATGCGGTAATGCCAGTAATATATGGGAACTGGTAGCTTTTAGGTTTGTACAGGGTATGGGTGGAGGAGCCTTACTCGTAACTGCCCAAACGATTATTACCGAAAGTTATCCTGTAGCAAAACGTGGAATGGCTCAGGCGATTTACGGAATGGGTGTAATTGTAGGTCCAACCTTAGGTCCGCCATTAGGAGGATATTTGGTAGACAACTACTCCTGGCCTTATATCTTTTACATCAATATTCCATTGGGAATTATTGCTACTATTTTAGCATTAACTTTCGTAAGAAGTCCAAAATACGGAGAAAAATTAAAAGCCAATCAGGTAGACTGGTGGGGAATTATATTGCTTGCGGCCTTTATCGGATCTTTGCAATTCGTTCTGGAGCATGGGCAACAAGACGATTGGTTCAACGATTCGACTATTGTAACGTTAAGTGTGGTTACGGTTCTTGGATTAATTTTATTTGTTTGGAGAGAGCTTACTTATAAACATCCAATCGTAAATTTAAGTGTTTTAAAGGATGGAAATCTTAGAATTGGAACCGTAATGTGTTTTATTCTTGGTTTCGGTCTGTACGGATCGACTTTAATTATCCCAATCTACACGCAATCTATTTTAGGATGGACTGCAACAGATGCCGGATTATTATTGATTCCGGGATCGATTACCACGGCAATCATGATGCCTTTTGTGGGGAATATGATCCAGAGAGGTGTTCCTCAGGGATATATGGTAGGAGTAGGATTCCTTGTTTTCTTTTTCTTTACCTTTATGATGCAAACCCGAATGACTCCGGATACTGGTGTTGAACATATGTACTGGCCGTTAATTTTAAGAGGAATTGGTTTGGGACTGCTTTTTGTACCTATCACCACCCTATCTCTTTCGACCTTAAAAGGAAAACATATTGGTGAAGGAGCTGCTTTTACCGGAATGATGCGACAATTAGGTGGTTCTTTTGGTATTGCCATCATCACCACTTTTATCACCCGTTTGAGTCAGGAACACAGAGTAAACTTACTGACCAATTTAGATCCTGCAAAATACGATGTACAACAACGTATTGCGGGAATGCAGAGAGCCTTTATGTCTAAAGGATATTCAGCCGATGTGGCACTGAAAAAAGCTTATCAGGCTTTGGAATATTCCGTACTGAAACAAAGTACCGTAATGGCATACATGGACATTTTCATGTATCTCGGCATCATGTTCTTATGCTGTATCCCAATTATTCTTTTAATCAAAAAAGGGAAAAACAAAATTAATCCTGCTGATGCAATGCATTAA
- a CDS encoding gamma-glutamylcyclotransferase family protein — protein sequence MATMEKLFSYGTLRSKEIQMRLFKKLLVGTPDQLLGHRLKSLRIEEEFGMADYVVVVPTEAPSDPIHGVVFDISGSDLAKVDLFESNAYKRIQVTLNSGVVAWVYIEN from the coding sequence ATGGCAACTATGGAAAAGTTATTCTCTTACGGAACATTACGGTCGAAAGAAATTCAGATGCGACTCTTTAAGAAATTGTTAGTCGGCACTCCGGATCAACTGCTGGGTCACAGGCTGAAAAGTCTGCGAATAGAGGAAGAATTTGGAATGGCAGATTATGTTGTCGTGGTACCAACCGAAGCTCCTTCAGATCCTATACACGGAGTTGTTTTCGATATTTCAGGTTCTGATTTGGCTAAAGTAGATTTATTCGAATCCAATGCTTACAAAAGAATTCAGGTAACCCTAAACTCCGGAGTAGTTGCCTGGGTTTATATCGAAAACTAA